A single genomic interval of Chrysemys picta bellii isolate R12L10 chromosome 8, ASM1138683v2, whole genome shotgun sequence harbors:
- the SMIM3 gene encoding small integral membrane protein 3: MQLRFSRDSGRELRASLLVQRSGWESCLLAVLEDGLSLSLLLPKESPSRRAPRTPAERRRMEVMSSPNPTMSAIPKHILDIWVIVLIILATILVMTSMVLCPATAVIIYRVRTHPIHNGVV, from the exons AGAATTACGAGCCAGCTTGTTGGTTCAGCGTAGTGGCTGGGAAAGTTGTCTGCTAGCTGTCTTGGAAGATGGTCTGagtctctctcttcttcttcccAAGGAGTCCCCTAGTCGCCGAGCTCCCAGGACGCCAGCAG agaggaggaggatggaagtcATGAGCAGCCCAAATCCCACCATGTCTGCCATCCCCAAGCACATCCTGGACATCTGGGTCATCGTGCTGATCATCCTGGCCACCATCCTGGTCATGACGTCCATGGTGCTGTGCCCGGCCACGGCTGTCATCATCTACAGGGTGCGGACTCACCCCATACACAACGGGGTCGTGTGA